Below is a window of Onychostoma macrolepis isolate SWU-2019 chromosome 06, ASM1243209v1, whole genome shotgun sequence DNA.
AGCTGCTGAATTAGAGCACATCTATACTCTGTGTCGTCTTTTATGACAGTTAATAAAGTGTTACAGTGAAACAATAACtgtgtttcacacacacacacacacacacacacacacacacgtgattTACAGCAGCGAGTAAAACACACAGCCACCATCGAGAGAAACCAGACGCTCACATCGAAACCAGATTCAGAAGCGCTTCAGTGGCGTCTCCTCATGTCGACAGTAAAACAGTtcagtttatatataaaaaataataataaccacaGACAGTTTGAGGGAGATTCATTAAATACAAGGAATGTGAGCACACACAGTAATAATATCCTCCTGTAGAATACACAGTTCTAGTGAGTCACTGGACTATATATTTGTGAACAACATACAGACGGTGAGATCAGAGCGAGGCGTGCGGAGCTAGCGCTTCATACGGTCTACGACGACGAACACACTTATGACGACACACAGCGTGCGCTGACTTCTATCAGGAAAGGAAGAGGAAAGCTGGGCGACCGGCTGCAGTCTCTCAGGTGTTTGTGCGCTCACGCTCGCTCGCCGCTGTGGATCCTCTGGTGCCGCTTCAGCTCGCCCGAGCGGAAGAAGTTCTTGCCGCACTGCGTGCAGTGGAAGGGCCGCTCGCCCGTGTGGATGCTCTGGTGGCCCTTGAGCCGCTCCAGCCGCGAGAAGCTCTTGTCGCACTGGTTGCAGTGGTagggcttctctccggtgtggatcCTCCGGTGCTCCTTCAGGTGACCCGACTCCGAGAAGCTCTTGCCGCACTGGAAGCACTGGTAGGGCCGCTCGCCCGTGTGCGTTCTGTGGTGCCGCTTCAGGTCGCCCGATCTGAAGAAGCTCTTCTCGCAGAGCGTGCAGCGGTGGGGCCGCTCGCCCGTGTGGATGCGCTGGTGGCCCCGCAGGTGCCCGGAGTCAGAGAAGGTCTTGCCGCACTGCAGGCACTTGTAGGGCCGCTCGCCGCTGTGGATCCTCAGGTGGCGCTTGAGGTCTCCGGAGCGGTAGAAGCGCTTGGCGCACTGCGGACACTGGTAGGGCCGCTCGCCCGTGTGCATCCTCTCGTGCTGCTTGAGGTGGCCCGAGTCGGAGAAGTTCTTGCCGCACTGCAGGCAGTGGTAGGGCCGCTCGCCCGTGTGGATGCGCTCGTGCCGCTTCAGGTCCCCAGACGTGGGGAAGTTCTTGCCGCACTGGAAGCAGGGGAAGGGCCGCTCTCCGCTGTGGATGCGCTGGTGCCGCTTGATGTCGTTGATGCGGAAGTACTTGCCGCAGTCCTGGCAGTGGTACGGCCGGTCCGCCGAGGGACGGCTGCCGGTCTTGGCCGGATCCGAGAGAGACAGGCTTTTAGGGTTCGAGCCGCCGCAACAAGCTGTGAGACACTCTCCGGTCTGCTGCTGCAGGTGCTGAGCTGTCAGGAGAGAACACACAATCATATTCATTCCCTCGTTAACCATCATACGTGACGATTAGCTGAATAAACGCACTGCGGGACAATAACGGGCGACAcgatttaaagggacagttcacccaaactTTTGTCCTTTACgcacgtcgttccaaacctgtacgagttCCTCTCGTGACTCTCATGGAACTAATATGGAAGTCAAAGAGGAGCAATAAAGGTTTGGTTCTTCAACATGTTTTCTTTGGTGTTCAACAAAACAAAGGaactcgtacaggtttggaacgacatgagggagagtaaattacaattttaattttttaggtgaaccattcctttagGCAGATTATGAGCAcgttattgatatttttaaagcaacagATCAGCCAAACAACACTGGACCGCACTGCTTTTCTGTTCCGCAGAAGAAAGTCAGTAAATCTGACAGAACGCTGTTTGGCTGAACGGCCCTTTAACCGCAGCTTAAAATTCTAGTCAATCATGacttaaatataacaataacaaaacttATTTATCCATATTTGTAATGAatcaaaatacaaatgaaaggGTGTTCATTTTTGCCTTcatgtacaaaatatattaacaatCAGGCTTAATGCCACGACAGCAAGCAGAAAAACACCTCACAAGCCATGAGATTGAAAATGATTGTCATTAAGACAAGTGATTAAAAACAAGAGATGCAGAATGAgccatgtgtgtgtttgcatgtttgtgtaagtgtgtgtgtgtgtgtgtgtgtgtgtgtttgcatgttgtgtaagagtgtgtgtgtgtgtgtgtgtgtgtgtgtgtgtgtttgcatgtttgtgtaagagtgtgtgtgtgtgtgtgtgtgtgtgtttgcatgtttgtgtaagagtgtgtgtgtgtgtgtgtgtgtgtgtgtgtgtttgcatgtttgtgtaagagtgtgtgtgtgtgtgtgtgtgtgtgtttacatgtttgtgtaagagtgtgtgtgtgtgtgtgtgtgtgtgcatgtttgtgtaagagagtgtgtgtgtgtgtgtgtgtgtatgtgtgtgtgtgtgtgtgtgtgtgtgtgtttgcatgtttgtgtgtgtgtgtgtgtgtgtgtgtgtgtgtgtgtgtatgtgtgtgtgtgtgtgtgtgtgtgtgtgtgtgtgtttgcgtgtgtgtgtgtgtgtgtgtgtgtgtgagagtgtgagagagagagagagagagagagtgcggaCACTCACCGAAATGAAAGAAGTCCTCCACACTCTCGTCTTCCTCTTTGACTTTGACTCCCGCCGGGCGCGCGTAGTGCTCAAACGGGCCTGAGGGCAGAAATTTGGCGCTAGAGGAGAGAGACTGGGGCAGTTTAGTGTTTGTCGACAGAGCCTGGGGCAGTTTGTTCCCGAAGTCCTAAAACAGAGTGAATAACATCACACACACCGCGGCCGCTGACAGCACAACAAACCACTAACAaacaagagagagaaagagagagagagagagagagagagagagagagagagagatacagagagagagagagatacagaaagagagagagagagagagagagagagcgccgCTGAATGCGAACAAACCTTCCGCAGATTAAACTCATTCGAAAAGCGCATTCAGCGGCGCTTAAAGCGCCTTCATCCCCGTTCATCGAGTAGCGTGAACTATTACAATCACGGAACACTCACCAGATCCATCCTACTCGGCCATTTGTGTAAATTATCAGCGAAATTCATCGGTGAGCAGAAGAACAAGCAGAAATTTGATATTCACCGGAACTCGCTCCTGTTTTTGACGAGCAAAACAAACAGCAGCGCCACCTGCAGCAGCGGAGgagacgcgcacacacacacacacacacacactgtatcaCACTGtatcacacactctctcacacacacacacacacacacacactgtacacacacacacactgtatcacactctcacacacacacacacacacacacacacacacacacacacacactgtatcacacactctctctcacacacacacacactgtatcacactgtatcacacacacacacacacacacacacacacacacacactgtatcacacactctcacacacacacacacacacacacacacacactatcacacactcacacacacacacacacacacacacacacacacacacacacacacactatatcacactctctcacacacacacacacacacacacacacacacacacacacacacacactctcacacacacacacacacacacacacacacacacacacacacacacacacacacacacacactgtatcacacactcacacacacacacacacacacacacacacacacacacacacacacactgtatcacacactctcacacacacacacacacacacacacacacacacacacacactgtatcacacactcacacacacacacacacacacacacacacactgtatcacactctcacacacacacacacacacactgtatcacactctcacacacacacacacacacacacacacacacacactctcactcacacacacacacacacacacacacacacacacactatcacacactcacacacacacacacacacacacacacacacactgtatcacacacacacacacacactatatcacacactcacacacacacacacacacacacacacacacactctctctcacacacactctcacacacacacacacacacacacacgttcgtttttgtgaaaagtggggactctccataggcgtaatggtttttatactgtacttactgtatgtgctattgtcctacaccaaccctacacctaaacctaccccttacaggaggctgtgcatttcaacttttttgaaaaaaaattaattctgagtgatttataagcgttttgaaaagtggggacatgggtcaatgtcctgagatgccaccttcaccttgtaatacctgccataccctcgtcattatacacatctatgtcctgacttttcacaaaaacacacacacacacacacacacacacacactctctctctctctctctctctctctcaaacacacagaTTTCCCAAAACTGAACACATCAGTTCGAGGTAacagtaagtgtgtgtgttgatgATTGGATGTGATTTAGTGACAGAGTGAGATATGTAGTTCATTATAGGTTTGTTGATTTAGATGCTGTCACAGAAATGTAACATCTAAACGTTTGTCCTCTTGATTCACACTAATTGATTCCATGCTTTACTTGATAGCGAGTTCACTTCCTTCAAACGAAAAGTGTTCCTCCTACACTGGAAAAAAAGATGTATCTACACTGCAACCATACATTCGTGTCTCAAAATCATCTTATTCTTCCCTAACATAACAAACGTTCATCACACACATCAAGAACACTGTCATTCATTCCACAATCACcttcaaaacattaaattacGGCAGCTTCACAAGGTCATGTGTTTCATTGCTTCAGTATCATTAAGGCCTGAGCACCGATGGTGCGAGGATTCTATTGGAATTGCTcagcttcttcttcttcttcttctccaaaataaatcgcatttttgagggcctaaacatgctcGAAAACTTTGCACATGTGCCAGAAGTggcgaaaatttacatctgatatgggtttcagaagtgggtgtggcaaGAAGACTCAATAGCGCCACCTATAAGTCAAGTCActgttatttatatagtgctttttacaatgcagattgtgtcaaagcagctgtacagtatagtatagtatagtacaGTATAgtattctcctctggccagacgaggctgcagcaaagtcagattgtgcagaggactcatctggttcccgtggtctcgtcccgatggccgtctaagagacgaggtcttcactggggatcagtctctgagGCTCATCtagtcctggtctccgctgatgttcagggctgtagaggtcgtctctaggtgctgatccaccatctgggcTGGACACAGACTGGATCtagtggctacggtgacctcggaataagaaagaaacagactaatattagcatagatgccattcatCTAATGATGtaagtatatactgtatatatatatatatatatatgcctatAAAATTTCAATGAAGTGCCCCTCGAGCTATGTTTCATGTACATGTATGAAATTCGGTACACATATGTAACACCCCGATACCAAGCAAAGACTCTACCGATACAAAGTCTGAAACCCAACAGAAAGTCTGTCATTAAGTTTTGCGCTGTTTTCAGGTGCTGTATTTAAATAAACTCTTCCTAGAGATTTAAACAGATCAATAGCAAATTTGGTGAGTGTAATCTAAAGCCAAGATTTTGAGTTTTCGTTGAAGGGCTCGTCTGTGGCGGCCTGACAAACTTCGATGTTTCACCATTAAATAGGAAGTTGTTATAATTTAGGCATACAATgtctgatctgccccaaacttcacacgttcgATAAGAGTCCTGACCTGAACACATCTAAAGGCCAATAGTCTGTTATAACCATAGcaccaccagctggcagcaggacgtttggcacatataaatgaCTTTGACATATTCCTTCTATATTTATCACTTTAAATGTATGGttctgttttaatgtgtttgtttatcagcATGAAAAGAAATTGTGCATTTGTATTAGCAAAGGATTTTCAGTTTTGCTGCATACAAATAGAATactgaaagaaaatattaaaaacaacagagTAAAATGAGTAGTTTTTCCTTCTCATTCAAGTTTGAACTGTCGTCATCCGTCTGAAACACTGATATAACGTGAGCTCTCGTGTGTGACGGATAGATCAACATGTTCTGTCCTACAcggataaaaatgattttgtggtgaagtaaatgctacataaaaacaaatgtaatttctacattaaataatttagttcaggcaagaattaaaacattaaagtaaattctatattagtactcaatttaagctgatagaaattaaagtttgaacttataagtgtattttacttggaattgtttgttatgtttacaAGGATTCTTTAATTAAATATCAAAGTTATGACCCCttttttcccatcatgcactggggcatgaataattaaaaaggttaaatttgtcactgttttcgagttgtatttacactgttttatagttgcttttgttgttaggtttagtaacttgctgttttgtgactACTCagaaatgacccattcatactcaaacactattcactgattgttATCGTCATTGTGTATGATGTACCAGGTACTGAGGTCTCTGTGTTCAATTGGGTCCTAATTATATTGAGTggacttattatttttaaagaataacaaGCTGTTTACTtgcatgtttgaaaatgaaccGCATGCTTTTTTCCCAGTGCTGCATTGTTTGAGTATATTTTATAAAcagtgactgagtgaaatgAACTTGAGTGTACTCATtgtatatttattgatttattcagTGAATCAGAGTTCATTTCCATGATAAGcattacttaagtaaaattaacTGGGAATTCCCAAgtaaacttaacttaaaaatttcTATGTAAATCTACTAATAATTATGTTTAGGCTTTTACTTGGcaaatttttgtaaatgtactagccttttctgagtgaaaattgtttccaaGCTTTTTTCAAGTAAATCCTACTCCCAATTTCTTTTCAGTGTATATTTACCCATCAGCTGGGCTACAAACCACACAAACTGGGCAGCATTTTCCCTGCAGCTTCACCATACACACGACTGTAAACTGAACTGATGGACGAGGGTTGAATGGATGTTGACTGCAGTGACGGTGGGCCGATGCACATCTCCCTGAGAGCACACGTTCATCAcagagacgtctatttgacatctgcgTTTatatctgcaagacgtatttttagagtgtttgctcgCCTGCAAGATGTCTAAAGCACattcagatgtcaaatagatgtctttaagatgtttatgatttagaaggTATGTAAAAgtgacatcttacagacgtctgtcagatgctttccagatcaagcgATGGTGTGCTATCTGGGCTGTCTCTACTGATCTGatacaattataattaaaattataggctatacAAAGTGTCAGTATAGCTCTCTTACACTACAGAATGAAAAATATCAATTACATCTTAGATATATCCAGCCTATAGGTTGTTGAAATTGATTTTGTTGGTAGACAGATAAAGTGCTCATTCTGGTCAAAATAAACATAAGTTGTTACAATACACAACACACTGAAAGACAACATCAAGAGACAAAACACAatttatatatgaaatgtatattttatcatttagaaAAGCAATCTCGTTggctttctgtctgtctctctcgaGCGTTTGGGTCTCCGTGTCCGCAGCGGCGCGCCGTACATCAGCATCACCGAATGAACGGAATCGGCGGATGTCTGCGGCGCTGCTCGGTAATCAACCGCACCGTGGCTCCGTCGTCGGCTCGAGCTCGTTTATTGTATTGAGGGTAAGTCTGATTAAAAACGCAAGGAATTATTATCTTGTCGATGTCTGCAGTGTGAGCTCCAGCACATCATCATCAGGCGTGCGTCATGATTTCTATCGCGCTGCGTCGCGGTGACTCAGGACCCGACGCCAGCTCAGACTCCGAGGCGGCGGAGGATGATGTGCAGATGTTCGGCGGAGGATCACTCGAGCTGGACGACATTTTATTCTCCTGTCAAATGTGCATGCTTGGCTTATTTTCCCAAACCGAGCCGCTGTTTGATGTTTCAGGGGCAGAATCATCTGACACTAATAAAGCCTTCTTCCTCCTGCCTCATCATTATTAGCATCATCATGTATCACAGAAGACCTGGACAATACAGTCCATTTACAAATGGAGGTTCTCaggcctggaaaagtcatggaaactaATGCAATCTAATTTGCATAGTGGATTTTTCTTGTGTAAAATAGatcaaaaatagtaaataaaatgatatgatctataaaatatgaaaaaagatAATTAACTGGTCAAAGCTGCATGAACTGCTATTAAGGTGCGATGTTTCCTGCCAGTCGCTGatattatttgaatgaatcTGTATTTATTCTCTGTAATTCACCTCTTCAACTAGATGATGTTATGAAGCATCACTGAGCCCAGAGGGAGCAATTTAGATTCAAAACTGCAGCATTGTTTTGGAAGAGAAAAAAGTCCCTTAAGAAAAGTCAAGTCATGTAAATAAATTGTGCTTATacacattattttatggtgATAGTTCATGAAGTCATATTTTAATGGGCACAAACGTTCTTTCCGAAACCTGGAGCGCAGGCTGAGTCTGCGGCATGTCCACTCCGGAGCCCGTGTTAGGAGGCACGCCCTGTCCGGGGCCTTCTCCTGGTCCGGGCCCGTCTCCCGGAGCCGTGCTGGGGTCCGGACTGTCCCCTGGATCCTCACACAGCATGATGGGCCCCAGTCCCGGACCAGCCACTTCCACAGGACTCTCCTTTCCTCCGCAAGCGTCTGCGGGATACAGCCAGGAGAGCTTGCACCAGATGCACAAGGTGGAGATCTAAACCAACCTAGAAGCCCAACAGCAGAGGTCATATCTCTATTAATGTCTTTCTTTGTCCTAAAGCCGGTGGAGGAGAACCTTTCAGAAGACGCTCGCTTCAGTCAGATGAAGGTGGTTCCGATGAGGGCCGGTCACAGCGGGATGACCCGTCCAGGGAGCCCGATGGACCAGCACTCGCAAGGTAACGCACCTCACGCTCCTCACCAGCAGCAGACAAACAGACGTTTAACTGGTAGAGTCTGACGGCTCCCTAGTTGCGTTTTATTTCTTGCATTCAGTGTTGCTCTACTTTGCTATCACTGATTTTTGAGAAGTGGGACAAAACAGGTGcgatattgaaaaataaaaaccttgtactcaaacaaatgaaactacgttgatttattttatatgtacaaaGCTACTGAGCTCTGCTTTGATGTAATCTCCCAACTTTTCTCCTTTTtatcaaaatgtgctttttaccttggactgtgtaatataattttaactttatatttaacagcaatcaagatgtttttaacattacaaaacacattCTCATGTTAGCACACAGATTACACTTTtcaacaaatgtaaaatatcataatgataATCTGATGGAGGTGACGAAAACCTAATCTAATACATTGAATCAatcaattactgtattaaaacaaaaacaacaaacaacagtgagaatgttattgtttataaagcttttattcaacattcacatttaagtattttgataTGTCATTGGAACACAAATAATCTATTTTCTCTCATCTCAGAGCAGTGTGTCTGTCTGCTATGGTGcctttaaaaacagttaaatgaacaaataaaacaattagttGTTACCTCTATCCATTTACATTCACCAGGATCttaatattcacatttaaacatcTTAACAAATGATCCAAAAATGATCAGAATACAAACTGTATTATGTATAAGATATGTTTTCTCCAGTGTTATGTGTTCCCTCAACCCTAACTCTGCTAGAAGTGATGACTATCAATCCACAAAAGCAATATCTGCTGcatatttagtatttatacattattagaAAAACGAAACCCTCTCTGTGACGTCCCAAACGAGACGATGTGTCTCCTCCTGCAGGGTACCCGTCTCCGCTGGGCTCTTCAGAGCACGTGTCCAGTCCCGTGTCCGCCAGCGGTCCTCCGTCCGGCCCTCTCCTGTCCACCTCTGGCTCCAGCTCTGCCTCGCTGGACGGTGTGGACGGCCAGACCCTCCCGCAGCAGAACCGTCCGGGGAGCCAAAGCGTGGCCCCGGGCTCCAGCAGCAGCTCCTCCGCTCCGACGCCCTTCAACCAGAGCCAGCTGCACCAGCTGCGGGCGCAGATCATGGCCTATAAGATGCTGGCTCGTGGCCAGCCGCTCCCAGAACATCTGCAGATGGCGGTGCAGGGCAAGCGGCCCATGCCGGGGATGCCCCAGGGCCCGTCCCTGACCAGCCTGCCGCCCGGCGGTGGGAGCACCGGCTTCAGCCGAGGACATGGTGAGCACATCTGACCctcctaacacacacacacacacacacacacatctgaatCACTGATGATGGGATTCTCTATCTGATCACGAGGTACGTACTGTAATGTTTCACTGGTTACGGAGTGCAGGGTTGGCcaaaattcagaatttagtttgaatttaattaaattggtCCCGTTGAACTGGAATGACAGGAAGATGAACTGACTGAATTGCAATTCAACGCAGTTGAGAAATGTCATTAATCCAATGTAAATTTGTGGCATTGTTTAATATTGACATCATTCATTGTCTATTAGTGGCTTTTCAAGTATTggttattaatatcattattaaaCCGGTGGTTGACTgctttttctaggcttgattgtgttcaTGGGTTCAGTGTAACATGTCTTCAtgcttcttttttaaaaaacttcctttttttttgaaagtcgTGAAGTTTGAagttttcttttgctatttgagcaaatgggaatgcaaaaaatatatttgtggtactCTCCTATTCACTGCTCTTCAAGTTAACCCAACTATGACGACTTCTTCTGCTGAGAAACatggaaatgtgaaaaaggtccatgggctcagattggttcgCTGGCCCAGTGTGCTGTGATTCGTTAGCCGTGTATTGCATGTGCTCCGGTGGAAAAGCTGCGCAACATAGCCCCGCCCCCTTTGTTGTGTGTTCCCTGGGGCGGGGTTTATGTTAATTGCAGGGTTTGTGATGTCACCAACCCGGGAAGTAGCTCGCTGTAGTCTCTACCAGTCATAATTGTAGGCATTAAACAGACTTCAATATCTCCATTTCCACTGAACTTTCAGCGCCGTAACTttacagatattgtttatgctctaACAGCAACATTGCacactaactaaagttaaaaaagtgaaaacgcaATTGCAACCACCTCTCTAATTCTTAAAATACTCCAttgaaatgtataattaaaaactgcACAGTTTTAcaaatttgtatttcatttgatttaatttctaGGTCCTTAAAGTCACAATTCAAATTCTGTGTGTAACCTCGCTCCTCATTCAGATTGAGCATGTTTCTCGGGTCTCTTCTGACCGATGCTCAGTCCTGCCGGAGTGGAGAGTGTTGAACAGTCCGCGGCGCTGCACTCGTCTGTGGTGACTTTAGTAAAGGGTTAGTTTGTGCCGGTTGCTCCGCAGGGATGGTGGGACCCAACATGCCTCCTCCTGGACCTTCTGGAGTCCCGGCTGGTGTTCAGGGCCAGAACCACAACGGGCCCCCGAAACCGTGGCCTGAAGGTGAGAGTGCATCCGTGCAGCGAGCGATGGCTGAGCTTCTGGTAAAGCAGGCTGTGATGATGTGTGTCCGTGTGGCAGGTCCTCTGGTCAATGCGGCGACCCCGTCCAACGCTCCTCAGAAGCTGATGCCGCCGCAGCCCACCGGACGTCCCTCTCCCGCGCCGCCGTCTGTGCCACCGGCCGCGTCTCCGGTCATGCCGCCGCAGACCCAGTCTCCAGGACACCTGGCCCACCCGTCTCAGCCCACCACCATGGTGCCGCTGCACCAGAAGCAGAACCGCATCACGCCGGTTCAGAAGCCCTGCGGTCTGGACCCGGTGGAGATCCTGCAGGAGAGAGAGTACAGGTGAGCCCTGACCCTGACCCTGACAGAACCGCAGGCAGAGAACAAACGATCGCTCTCAGGGAGCACTGCCACCACTGTTCGTTAAACCAGCCTCCTGTAAACCAAAAGAAGCCACACTGTTTCAGGCTTCTAGTGAACCTGCACTGAAGTGATTTACTCGTTATCTGTTCTTAACTCTTTCCCcacaaaacacagaattttTTGGGTTTCCGTGTTCTTGCTGTTGTACACTAGGGGGCGCTATTACGCATCTCCTGAATGAGTCCAGAATCTcctgatcaaaaacacaggcgAGGAAGACGCAGAAACAAGTGATCTCATTTGTGACCCatgacgacaaaaccagtcttaagtgtcaatttttcgaaattgagatttatgcatcatctgaaagctgaataaatgagctttccattgaagtatggtttgttaggatcggacaatatttgtaaatctggaatctgagggtgcaaaaaaatcaaaatattgagaaaatcgtctttaaagttgtccaaatgaagttcttagcaatgcatattactaatcaaaaattaagttttgatacatttacggtaagaaatttacaaaatatcttcatggaacatgatctttacttaatatcctaatgatttttggcataaaagaaaaatgtataattttgacccatacaatgtattgttgactattgctacaaatatacctgagctgcttatgactgcttttgtgctgcagggtcacatatgtaagcATATGCATATGAAAGATAATGCGATCATCAACAATAAAcagcatataaatgaaaactgcctAATGTTTGTGAAACTGTGAAACTTTATGGTGCTGAAGGAGTTGATTTACTGCATATTTGCTTTGATCACCGTAATGAATATGATACATATGCATTAATTTATAAGGATTTCATTAGGGTCCATGAAATTTtagagaaaataataaaaaatgctggCTGTGGCTGGCAACTTTCTTCTAAAGCACTGGTGGAGAAAGAGTTGCTACAGGTACATAGATTTCAAATCACTGTGATAGAGCTGATATATGTACCGTTTAACTAAAGGCTGACTGCACGTATTCAGAACTGTTGGTAATAGTTGGTAAAAAAAATCATCCAACAAACAAGTTTTTCATGCAGAAATCGGCTCGTTCGGCTCACGTGTCACTGCTGAGTGCTTGCAGGACTTTGTCTGATGCTTTGTGTCTCTGCAGGCTGGAAGCTCGTATCGCTCACCGCATTCAGGAGCTGGAGAATCTTCCCGGGTCTCTGGCCGGAGATCTGCGCACCAAAGCCACGATTGAGCTCAAAGCGCTCCGACTGCTCAACTTCCAGAGACAGGTGATGAATCCGGTC
It encodes the following:
- the LOC131542353 gene encoding zinc finger protein 239 isoform X1 — translated: MNFADNLHKWPSRMDLDFGNKLPQALSTNTKLPQSLSSSAKFLPSGPFEHYARPAGVKVKEEDESVEDFFHFAQHLQQQTGECLTACCGGSNPKSLSLSDPAKTGSRPSADRPYHCQDCGKYFRINDIKRHQRIHSGERPFPCFQCGKNFPTSGDLKRHERIHTGERPYHCLQCGKNFSDSGHLKQHERMHTGERPYQCPQCAKRFYRSGDLKRHLRIHSGERPYKCLQCGKTFSDSGHLRGHQRIHTGERPHRCTLCEKSFFRSGDLKRHHRTHTGERPYQCFQCGKSFSESGHLKEHRRIHTGEKPYHCNQCDKSFSRLERLKGHQSIHTGERPFHCTQCGKNFFRSGELKRHQRIHSGERA
- the LOC131542353 gene encoding zinc finger protein 239 isoform X2 gives rise to the protein MRFSNEFNLRKDFGNKLPQALSTNTKLPQSLSSSAKFLPSGPFEHYARPAGVKVKEEDESVEDFFHFAQHLQQQTGECLTACCGGSNPKSLSLSDPAKTGSRPSADRPYHCQDCGKYFRINDIKRHQRIHSGERPFPCFQCGKNFPTSGDLKRHERIHTGERPYHCLQCGKNFSDSGHLKQHERMHTGERPYQCPQCAKRFYRSGDLKRHLRIHSGERPYKCLQCGKTFSDSGHLRGHQRIHTGERPHRCTLCEKSFFRSGDLKRHHRTHTGERPYQCFQCGKSFSESGHLKEHRRIHTGEKPYHCNQCDKSFSRLERLKGHQSIHTGERPFHCTQCGKNFFRSGELKRHQRIHSGERA